attttctcccaatgttggcatgagatcaactggaatatgattgaggtataactaaattgagcccattaaaatgcatttttttagaaaacgggtatatctaacaactcaaatagtgagcagtgagagacaaaaccaagtatatctctcactgagacatcattgagacatattgaaaccaatactcatcaattgtctttttgccgaaatagaaaagagacatctgagaactcaaacagtgagtagtgagaaacaaaaccaggtgtttctctcactgagtcataattgagatatattggagaccagctcattcatctctcattttggtcttagttgaaatggggaaaagagataactattagacaactatgagatctctcatagtgctcactgtgagccttatttctcaggagatacatttgagaagaatgagaaaactactttggtctccattagtgctcttttatgtctaggagatagatataagacatacatgagatctcatcttcaattttgctttgctatgggaaacaagagtttgatgagcattcctcaactttttcggtcttttttgacactcgtgccagcttttttaaagcatgttgcaggcatcaaattccaaaatgagctaatatttgcaaaaaaaaaagtttctcagatccaacatcaaatatcttgtctttgcagtctattcaattgaatataagttaaaaaggatttacaaatcattgtattctgtttttatttaccatttacacaacgtgctacttcactggtttggggttttgtacatgttgacagtacattgcagtgttattttgttacagccgtgcccactgtgtgaagtacttttgcaagactcctagcaataatattacacttcaccaaagagcctgctgtaaaagaaatgaccattgaatgaagatacatactcaggtcaccgtgatctgaaaaggagagtgaagaatgtttttgtattcCCCAGATTCTAATCATCTTGGATGAATAAACAAGCAATTCCTAATTTCACTTGGAAATGTGTTTACTATAAAAGTGTAGCACTGTTTCCACACAAAATACCTTCTGTTTTTGAAAAGATGCCCATGTGTGTCTTCCAGGTTGAACATTCCACCCTTTGTGCCTGCCCGGACTGTGCTGGAAGGCCTCGAGTCAGAGGATgcgtgtgaagacaagaaagctgtaaaaaaggagatccatagcaaaaaggtcaaataagtacaaacaagtattttacctcgattattaacagtttattttgCCCAAAAATGTTAAGGGAGCCAAAAAGGACAAAATGGAAGAGGAGAATACAGACCTGCTCAGACTTTGCCACACAGTACCGCTGGAGGTGGTGAACTTAGGTAAGAATCCATGTTTCAAGGTTGATCGGGGTGGGGGGAAGACAACGACACAAAGGTGCTCCTCTTATTTAGACTTTTTGTTTATGGAGGTGGGAAAGGTTACGATCCAGAGAAGAAAGACTACTCAGGTTTTGAGGCCTGGTTGCAGTGTTACTATGTGGATGGAATGAAGTCTGTACGCGACCACAATGGCAGGACTATGTGGTTCAAAGTATGCAAACACATTTTCATACGTAACAACTATATTTGTAGCATGTATTGACTAATAGAAAATGGTGTCATTTCAGGGCGATCCAGGTCCTATGGCTCCTAAAGGTAAACGCCAGAAAAAATAGTTGAGATACCATTACACATAAGAGAAAGCTTAGTGTGTCTTTATCTTTTCTCACACACCAGAATCAAAGTCTCCAAAGGCCAAAAAGAGAAAAGATACAGATGCAGACCATGATTACCCCCGCAAGAAAAAGGTATATTCAGTAGGTAATCACCACCAGCACATAGAAATCTAACCCCATTGTGGCTGTACTTCAGGTGTCCAGGAAACACAACTCTGACAGCACAGTGAAGAAAAAAGCAGTCAAAAAGCCCACAAAAGCAGCaaaggaagaagaaaatggacctcaagaagaagccacacccagaagaagatcagcaaacacacctcagcaagaaccgaatccacgtcaggcaggaggaaaaagaacaatacagagccagctgcaggtctgattctaataatactcccattttctgaaaatattaagagcctgatctttgaggatccaattcccacacacttatctgtgtgcgcaaactataaaattgcatgtactgttggtggacgtgttgtatgtgatctactttgtgcaattgatagcagcaaaagtggcacagatcaccctatttttgtgtactagaagcattatgtgcccttggaaacacttctttccctctacattcatgttattatgctCTCCACACTGGAGGGGGGCTTATATTAGATTATGGCACATATCGATCATCTAacaccttttctgcaatatagaatcacagtatgtatactatttgcagcaggaatgatcaaactgcatattgcaagacattttttttaggagttatactaaatacaaaaaaaaaaacgcaacgcttttgttcttgttcccaatttaaatgaactcaaagatcgaaaactttgactataaacacaaaatacctgttcctctcaaatattgttcacaaatctgtatacatttgttaatgagcattttttctttgccaagataatccatcccacctgacaggtgtgccttgagctgtccaaaataaaaggccactgtgaaatgtgcagttttatcacacaacacaatgcttcagatgtcgcaagttttgagggagcgtgcagtaggcatgctgactgcagcaatgtccaccagagctgttgcccgtcaattaaatgtttatttctccgccataagaatagaatagaatagaaagtactttattgatccctgggggaaattcagcaccacagttcgctcacaataaacaatgataataataaataatataatatatatgaataatataaatatattctacatttaagtgcagtcaaggaacatatgcattatacagtcggatggctgtcggtgtgaaggacctcctgtgtcgttccgtgttgcattttgggagtctgagccttccactgaatgtgctcattctctctgcaaggtccgagtgtagtgggtgggaggtgttgtccataatggctaggagttttgctagacttctctctgacaccaccgccagagagtccagctccactcccatcttgttactggccttctctaccaacttgtccagtctgtatgtgtccctcactctcagcccactgccccagcaggccacggtgTACAAGAGGGCGCCTGCCACcagcgactcgtagaacatcttcaacatctttgtacagacgttgaaggatcctagcctccaaaggaaatatagattcggctctgtcccttcttgtagagggcctcagcgtgttttgacccattcagcttgttgtccatgtgtactccgaggtatttataatcctctaccatgtaCACATCCACCCctttgatggaaacaggggtcgccagagtactcctcctccttcccaggtccacaaccagctccttggtctccgtaacattgagctggaggtggttctttccacaccatgtgacaaagtcctccaccagtgtcctgtattcctcgtcatcaccttcctcaatacaccccactatcgcagagtcatcagaaaacttctgaaggtggcaggactctgactgatagtggaaatgggtggtgtaaatggtgtagaggaagggggaagagtactgtagcctccggggccccggtgttgctgaccagcctgtcagacacacagtcctgcagtggcatatactgtggtctgtcagtcaggtaatctacaacccaggacaccaaggtggcctccacctgcatcttctccaacttcccacccagtagcccaggccgtttagtataagccgcctccaaaggtgtttcagagaatttggcaatacatccaactggcctcacagccgcagaccatattgattggctgagacctgccacccggacagctgctacaacaattggtttgcttaaccatagcatttctgcacaaactgtaagaaactaacatgaattgattaacgtggaccccgacttaaacaagttgaaaaacgtattggggtgttaccaattagtggtcaattgtacggaatatgtactgaactgtgcaatctactaataaaagtatcaatcaatcaatctgtctcaagaaagctcatctgcatgctcgtggtcctcatcggggtctcgacctaactgcagtttgtcttcttaaccaacttgagtgggcaaatgctcacactcaatggcgtctggcacaatacagaggttttggtatgttattattgacagcgaaaccacgtgcattttattgatggcattttccatgcgcagagataccgtcacgagaccctgagccccattgttgtactaatcacccgaggccatcacctttataaataacatttactaactcatgttgcaaggatctggaagctaaaaacatcccagttcttgcatgaccagcatactcaccggacatgtcacccagtaagtaatttttgagaggaatatatattttgtgtatggtaaaagtttcagatctttaagttcaattcatgataaatgggagcaaaaacaaaagtgttgcgtttatatatttgttcaataccatatttttcggagtataagtcgcacctgccgaaaatgcataataaagaaggaaaaaaaacatacaagtcgcactggagtataagtcgcatttttggggggaaatttatttgataaaaccagacggcaagaatagacatttgaaaggcaatttaaaataaatcaagaatagtgaagaacaggctgaataagtgtaggttatatgaggcataaataagcaactgctatgttaagctaacatattatggtaagagtcattcaaataactagaacatatagaacatgttatacctttaacaaactatctctcactcctaatccataaatcccataaaatcttatacgtctagtctcttacgtcaatgagataaataatattgatattttacggtaatgtgttaataatttcacacataagtcgctcctgagtataagtcgcacccccggccaaactatgaaaaaaaaactgctacttatagtccgaaaaatacggtgcatattttctaaatcaaaaaaggaataccattaaaaaacaacataaattaatagactttggtttaatcggccctttaagttgtccagcagctataaaatgatattgctgaatatatatcttcttctttttatttctaacagtccaaatatgacatgcacacgtagaacaaaggcttctctgttcagttgtctttgcagcatgatggcctcctttctcacagccctgtgtgcaactatgtcagttgtctttgcagcgtgatggcctcctttctcacagccctgtgtgcaactatgtcagttgtctttgcagcgtgatggcctcctttctcacagccctgtgtgcaactatgtcagttgtctttgcagcgtgatggcctcctttctcacagccctgtgtgcaactatgtcagttgtctttgcagcgtgatggcctcctttctcacagccctgtgtgcaactatgtcagttgtctttgcagcgtgatggcctcctttctcacagccctgtgtgcaactatgtcagttgtctttgcagcgtgatggcctcctttctcacagccctgtgtgcaactatgtcagttgtctttgcagcgtgatggcctcctttctcacagccctgtgtgcaactatgtcagttgtctttgcagcgtgatggcctcctttctcacagccctgtgtgcaactatgtcagttgtctttgcagcgtgatggcctcctttctcacagccctgtgtgcaactatgtcagttgtctttgcagcgtgatggcctcctttctcacagccctgtgtgcaactatgtcagttgtctttgcagcgtgatggcctcctttctcacagccctgtgtgcaactatgtcagttgtctttgcagcgtgatggcctcctttctcacagccctgtgtgcaactatgtcagttgtctttgcagcgtgatggcctcctttctcacagccctgtgtgcaactatgtcagttgtctttgcagcgtgatggcctcctttctcacagccctgtgtgcaactatgtcagttgtctttgcagcgtgatggccttctttctcacagccctgtgtgcaactatgtcagttgtctttgcagcgtgatggcctcctttctcacagccctgtgtgcaactatgtcagttgtctttgcagcgtgatggcctcctttctcacagccctgtgtgcaactatgtcagttgtctttgcagcgtgatggcctcctttctcacagccctgtgtgcaactatgtcagttgtctttgcagcgtgatggcctcctttctcacagccctgtgtgcaactatgtcagttgtc
This portion of the Nerophis ophidion isolate RoL-2023_Sa unplaced genomic scaffold, RoL_Noph_v1.0 HiC_scaffold_113, whole genome shotgun sequence genome encodes:
- the LOC133547450 gene encoding endonuclease 8-like 1 — translated: MEEENTDLLRLCHTVPLEVVNLGGKGYDPEKKDYSGFEAWLQCYYVDGMKSVRDHNGRTMWFKGDPGPMAPKESKSPKAKKRKDTDADHDYPRKKKVSRKHNSDSTVKKKAVKKPTKAAKEEENGPQEEATPRRRSANTPQQEPNPRQAGGKRTIQSQLQASRHVAGD